acatcacgacacccatatTTATCGGGTAATCGGCCATAATAGAGGCAACTAGAACTGCCCGTGGAATAAGTAAGTTTGTCTTGTTCTGGCACGGGTCTAGTATGCTGCATACGAAGGTTTGCTATCCCTTCGCCTCGAAATTTAGGGTGTTCAATTGAATAGGAACCCCTACAGTGATATCATAGTGGTGGTGGCCCCGGGGATGCAAGAAGCTCggctagccaagggcgagctgtATCACCTATTTCCAGCTTCTACAAGTACTGCACTggctccacatcctcaaaccccaagtaggagtTTAGTGTGAGCTGGTTGAACCACATCttcagatttctcacttttgtaactttggtccctttcttgatatgtgccacattggcatagaactcccggaccaAATACTCTTTGGCGTCCATAACTGACTGGGTGAACCAAATCCACCATTTTCTCTCTTGGAACTTCCTCAACACTTCTGGATTGTACTTATCAAGATCTTTGAGTTGGAATTGTCGCTctagagtgagcgatctcaccgGCCACCGCTCACGAAAGCTGGTGAAGGCAGTTAGGCTCACAAAACAGTCCTCCCAGACCTATTTCTTCTCCGAACTCTCAAGGCCAACAACTGTAGTATCACCCCCGCGGCCATCATCCGgaatatcaataacaacaactGCTGGTGTCTCAATGACAGGTGTAGCAGAGGGCTCTGAAGCCTGACTTgcactctccgaaccctcggAAGTGCTATGTGAGGAGGAAGGTTTGTCTCTAAGTTGGTACCTTCCCTCTGGCTGCTATGGATGTGATTGAATAGGATGTTGCTCTTACACTAAGTCGCCCTTCGATGCTTCCCGAGATagggcatatgaactagattcaGAGGGCTCAGGCTGTCGTCCTCGACCTATTGTATCTTTCTTGCCGATTACCCTTTGGAGGGTGAGGGGTAAATTTcttttgcctctgcctctggaagGCTCACCCATCCCCTTTGAAGTGTCACCATGACCTCGAGATCTGACCATTTTCTATATCAAGCAACAACAGAAGTCAGTTGATTCAGTTGAACACATACAGTATATCACATTGCAGAACATGAGTGTAGGGTAGggaagtgcggtccacacaattgcAAGTGCGGACGCAGACTGGGTTGTGCAGACCACATAATTTGGAAGTGCGGCGGCAGTGATGGAACTGTGTTCCGCACTATTTGGAGTGTGATCGCAGAATTgaagtgcggtctgcacattcTCATTGCGGCCGCACACTAGAATTCCCAAAAGTGCTAACTCTCTAATGAAAGAGATTGGCCTGATCTGCGGTCGCACACACTTTTCTGCAGCCACGATGgaatttttgcggtccgcacaattttaaaTGCGGCCGCAAAATTTAATTAACCAAAGACCCTAGATTACAATTTCTGTGGATCGCATAATTTCTTGTGCGGCTgcaaattttataaataaaaacGATCAGACTTCTAGGGTTTTCAAGTTTTTTTGCACAAATTCAACATGGTATTAATAATTAAGCATGAAAATGAATTTACCCAGTCCCCATAAAGAAATTAGTAGTTGACCCATTATAGATTAACCCCAACATGGTAGTAAAATTAAAATCTATTGACAAATGACTTAAAATTatctaaaaaattataaatttaactaaaaaGTGAAAAATTCTATGAGAAATTCAACATACCAGATATGAAGGAGTACAAATAAGTGATCACAAATGTGTATGGAGTATGGTAGTTGATTGAACAGATGATCTCCAAGTTTTAGAATTTAGAGTGCTTAGAGAGGAAATAACTTGTACAGTAGCCCAAGGTTACTATTTATACTCAGACGCAGACTTGGGGAATCAAAGGAGAAGTGCGgtcgcagaattccttctgcggtccgcactctattaCATGAAGGCTCAATAGCCTTattgatctgcggtccgcataatttgtgatgcgaccgcagattttggttgcggaccgcataattcgaTGTGCGGCTGCAAAATGGCCAATTCTCTAACTGACCAagcttcagagagtttgcaatttccTATCTtaatttgtgcggtccacacaagaattgtgcggccgcagttgCCTTCTGCTGTAGcattcagaattgtgcggtccacactttctCCACACTTAGCCATTTTGTCTGAGCACAGTTCCTATAAAGCACACtaattcctgcaacacacttcaaatccagttagcacaaaataacacctatctacaaaagaagaaaagaaaaagaaaacatgggttgcctcctaagaaacgcttgatttaacgtcgtgacACGACGTAaattaccatcacttcaaatgaataatTGCCACCACATGGCCATCAtcagcttgtcccaaataatgctttacccggtgaccattgactcagaatatctcatcatttttgttcttcaagtccaatgtaTCAAAAGATGTCATACccataatttcaaagggaccactccatttggatttcagctttccgagaaacatcttcaatcgtgagttgaacaataAAACAAGATTGCCCACCTTAAACTCGTTGTTTTGGATGTATTTGTCATTAAGGTACTTCATTCTCgttttgtacaaggacgaacttgcatatgcatggtactggaactcatccaattcattcaaatgtgcaactcACAAGTTAGtggctgcatcccaatcaagatttaacttcttaaaagcccacatggccttgtgctcatgTTCcatcggaagatgacaagcttttccaaacaccaaccgttatggagacatcccgatatgAGTTTTGAAAACAGTCCGATAAGCCCACAGTGCATCATCAAAcctctttgaccaatccgtccggttagcattcactgttttggacaagatactctttatctcccggttgaagACTTCCACTTGACTGCTAGCTtgggatgatagggagtcgtaactttatgagtgacaccatacttgctaagcaaggtgtcaaaagccttgttacaAAAATtcgacccccatcgcttatgatagcccgcaacataccaaatcttgtgaaaatattcttcttcaaaaatgccaccacacttctcgctttattgttgggtagagcaacggcttcaacccatttagacacataatcaaccgtgactaagatgtaggtatttccactagaactcacaaaaggacccatgaaatcaataccccacacgtcaaagatatcaatctccaatatggtagtgagaggcatttcattctttttcgagattccaccagcccgttggcattcatcatatattttcaccatatcacttgcatctttgtaaaaaATGGgctaatagaaaccacaacttagaaTTTTAGCCGTCGTTCCCCCTCCGCcttggtgaccaccataaggtgaAGAATGGCAAGCGTCAAGAATAATATTTTGCTCTTCATCAGGTACaaatcttctaattaccccatccgtgcaaatccggaagaggtaaggctcctcccaataatagtcttgacaatcctgtttgagcttcttcctttgatttaaAGAGAGCTCATccaggatgattccacacacaaagATGTTTTCTAGATCGGCAAACCATGGCAcgtccttcattgaaatagccaagagttgctcatcggggaaggagtcaatgatttcaaggccatcatgcggcctcccctcctcctccaaacgagacaagtggtccgccacatgactttcactcccttttcgatcttggatgttcaatatcaaactcttgaaacAATAGCACGCatatcatcaaccgagcttttgaatctttcttgctcataagatagcgaagtgctgcatgatccgtatgaacaataatctttgcacccatcaagtatgggcggaacttctcaataccAAATACAATGGGAAGGAGCTTTTTTTCGGTaacagtgtaattgacttgggaatcattcatggtcttactagcatcgtaggccggatgaaaaatcttgttgatttgtttccccaaaactgctccaacctctacatcactagcatcacacatgagctcaaatggaatactccaattaggaacAATGATGATTGGTGTTgctgtcaacttgaacttgagtaATTCAAAGGCtttcatacaatcatcattgaagtgaaatttagcatctttctccaaaagcttcacCACTTTGAAAAAATCTTTTATGAAGCGCCGGTGGAAACCCGCGTGAGCCAAGAAACTTCTCATTCCTTTCATGGATGTTGGAGGTGGATGTTtggaaatcacctctattttcgccttgtcgacctcaatgcccttctttgaaattttgtggccaaggacaataccctactcgaccatgaaatggtatttgtcccaattcaataccaagttcgtttcttcacaccttgccaatgctttatccaaatttgccaagcaatcatcaaaggaatccccgactaccgaaaagtcatcaatgaagatttctaggtagtcctctaccatattcGTAAATATCGCCATAATACACCGTTGACAAGTGGCTGGTGCATTGcacaagccaaatggcatccgcttgaaagagaaagtgccatatggacaagtgaaagttgttttctatTGATTTTctggggcaataaggatttggttgtagcccaaatatccatctagaaagcaatagtaagcacgaccggccaacctatcaagcatttggtctagAAAGGGGagcggaaaatggtctttccttgtggctttgtttagcttccggtagtccatacacactctccacccggtcaccgttatTGTGGGAGTCAACTCGTTATTTTTATTGGTGACCACAATTATGCCCCTTCttcgggacacattgcaccggagaagtccacgaactgtcgGAAATTGGGTAGaccaccccgacatccaaccatttgatagtctcctttttgaccacgtcttgcatggATTCAttaagtctcctttgatgttcaatggatggtttggcatcgtcctccaagttaatcttgtgcatgaaaaatgcggggcttattccccgaatatctgccaaagttcacccaatagctttctttctcttgtggagcaccgccaatgtagagtcaacctgcacgctagtcaaacaagaggaaagaataatcggtaaagtagaacaagggccaaggaaaTCATACATGATATGTgtaggcaatggcttcaactccaagataggaggctcttcaattgaaggctttgtaggaggaattttcctattctcaagatccaaggaaactttccggggtgcatagttgtacgaccccattccttgcaaagaattaacacatttcatgaagccatccatatcttcatcatcaaaatttagcaagATGACCTTCAAcaatcacccacattaatcgtgacctttgtatcatcaataatcacatcggtcacaaagtccacaaacgaacacacTTCACTGCTATTctgttgcctcatagatttgcacacgtggaacactacctattcatcacccacccggaaagtgaggtCACCGgattccacatcaacaagagccttctccgtagcaaggaaaggtctaccaagaatgatcgagacctcatagtccacttcacaatcaagaataacaaactctgccgggagaatgaacttgtACACTCGAtccaatacatcctcaatcacccctAACAGTCTCTTCATTGTATGATagaccatttgcaatctcatagacgtgggtcttggttgcctaattcccaatgtcttgaaaactgaatagggcatcaaattgatactcgccccaagatcacaaagcgtttttgcaaactcggcacttcgaATGGTACAATGGATTATgaaggcaccgggatcttccaacttaggagccatcgaatgcacaattgcactcacttggtgagtgactttgatagtttcaaaattcatcgaccactTCCTTGTcatcaagtccttcataaactttgcatatccATGAATttgctccaaggcttcaactaatggcacatttatcaagagactcttcatcatatcaatgaactttttgaattaatTCTCGCcgtttttcttggcaagcctttaaGGATATGGAGGAGGTGGATTAGGCAATTGTGCCTTAGCTTTTTGCACTACCAGtaccggtatgtcaatcacatgatccctagatgggttcacatcctcttgagtctcttccaccatgtcatcaatataaatcaGCATTTTCTCATTTGCAtgcacaacattgtttggtcTCTCCTCTTCCTCTACCAGTTGCTCATCATCcataagttgcctttgacttgaggtaggtgcattcccacctcttccacttcttgtagtaacaaccatggcatgccccgtattgttcctacccttcgggttcaccatcgtatcacttggtagtgcccccttaggatgagaatttaaagtTTGAGAGATTTGAGCTATTTGCATTTCTAAGTTTTGGATTGATATATTGTGTGAAGCAAGCTGGGCATCGTAATCAGCATTCTTCTCCattatttgcttgaacatgttctatATACGACCCATTTAATTGTGGAaggaactaggaccatgagaGGGGTAatgaggtgggttgctcggttatTGATTCTtcggggcctttgaaaacccgacccccaatttccttggttgttgttccacccgtcttggttgttgcctccccaattaccttggttgttattgtttttccaattcccttggttattgtcTCCAAtttaattgccttgattattgttattccaattgccttgattgtttccactattccaattaccttggttgttttaaggtctccattgttgttcaCTAGGGCCTtagaagttgtttctttgcccttgaaagttgttcacatattggatcTCTACTTCTCGATCATTGTAAGAACCaccttgatcaaatccactatcatcttgcacaaaattgttcACTATTTGTTGCGCTTGTTGAATTCTTattcttctcttgtttaccatcatattaactccctccatagaattgacttgcctcgggttttgcacttgttgaagttgagcctttgctaattggttcatggtggttgtcaactcggctatggtttgcccatggtcatgtaactctttttgaaaaagaatcacatttggatcatcttgaggaacattggctctagattgccatgccgatgaagtatccgccatcttATCCAAAATATCACATACCTCCGCATAGggcatagtcatgaagttcccactggCAAGTtggttcactacacattggttggtggtattgatcccccgatagaaagtttgttgaatcatgttctccgtcatatcattgttgggacactctttcaccattgttctatacctttccTATATCTCGTGCAGTGGTTCattaggctcttgcttgaatgctagaatttcatcccgaagaatagccatgtgcaCATGAGAGAAGTACCTTGAAGtaaatttctccgctagttcttcccaagtatgaatggaatgatttggcaaactttccaaccaatctaaagtttATCCCCATAGAGAGaggggaaaaagccttagcctcaaagcatcctcaaagacatttgtttgtttgctcccccaacacgtgTCTACGAACCCtttcaaatgtttatatgcattttgacccggtgcaccggtgaaTAACCttcgttgctcgagcaaagtgagcatcacgttggttatttggaagttgctCGCCCTAATACGaggagggactatagcacttgcatacccttcattcggaaaCACCTGGtctggagccgctcgtggtggaggtgggggtggagcgggtaCATTGTCTTGAGGTCGTCGGCCTCATCTATTGgcctgaggttcaagagggacctcatccatttgatcatcctcaacatccacatcccccaCAACTACGTTTTCGAGATCATTggttgccatgattgcacctataaCACTCACACGTTAGTAACACGGAAAGAAAAGAAGATATCCCCAAAACACACCTAACTATATAGCTAACACTGTTTTTATCTCCCCAGTaatgacgccaaaaattgatcttgtCCAATTTGACTCATCTCTTTGAGTTTATGACAAccgtcgatgcaatagtaatacccaacaagagtcggggttgaattccgcagggagctatatgaatgggtgttagtagtatataaCTTAGCGCgcgagtttgtatatctaaatttacaCTTCCGCAATATTTGGTTTTGTTTGAAAATCTAAATTAAACTACGATTGCGATTCAAagaatgaaactaggaaattatttttgttgtttttcaaatgatataaaaggcctagggctataaCTTTCACCTAGAtatttgcctaatgggttgtaaactttaaagcttgttttattggttagggtgtattatagctatcaacactcaagtacccactcaatacctctcggtcagatagtaaatttgcccaatttggctttctcaagtccaaatgggtatttgaacaaaatagttgataagaatCTCACGTCTAGTTTTACTATATCTAGGTTCAACcttttaattgggcttatcaatctctcgattgacccaatttcgtGCTAGCCAAGTTTACCTAGaataagtctctctttctcaaacagaaaccaagtcaaataggcatgaattaatattGGCAatcattaattcttcaaattaaaACAAGAACACGGCTAGATAATAAACACCGAACCATAAACAAGAAacaaatcaaacacccattaagtttacatacaagggttgagtcacaaccctagtgaaaactTAGCTAATCATGCTTAAACTAGAAAAAataggagaagaaatgataattaaacacatattgataattaaaatgatgaaatcaatattcaaaaagctcaaaatagcaaaaattactaaaaagagtaaaagaaaccgtctactgtagcagttgatgtcaaaatctgacctaaaaaagtgaaactcttctatttatataaagctaaaattttcggacaaaaatgccctttcggaggttctgcgatcgcataatctcatgtgcggtccgcacttttctttaTCTCTACGTGAgtggaaatctgcggccgcataatactGATCTGCGGCTACACTGctttctttctgcggtccgcacaaatgtgATTGCCGCCACGTGGCTTTTCTTCTGTGAGCGCACAATAATTGTGTTGTTTGCACTTTgagatgcaggttctctgaacttttgctctaacccaacttttgcggccgcaaaatttatgtgcggaccgcacttttcaCATTTCTCTGATGGGAATTTTTTACGACCTGCAGctgcagatgatattctgcggtccacacttttgcttttttgtgcctgtttttgtccttgagttcagattactcatTCTTGAGTTGTatttcatcttgggagctcatcttccaatattcatgcaattaagcatattttatcatttttcgggaacacaattaagtgCTTTTGatctaaaacaaaagctaaagagcgctaataagtagtctaAATCCTCACATATCACCCACCGGTGGAAAAATTATCAGAATGTTCTTGGACTGAGTTTTGTGCACAATCTCAATCTTtcgagtggaatatttgtaatatatgTGGTGGTTAAGGTggtcattgggatggttgtcctagttcttttcatccttctctgagcccttattatgatttTTCTAACAGTATTTGTGAGTTTGATaagggcaatgaagtgcaggatatggaacgtgatgcatatattagggatattttgAGGCATGTAGCAGAGCAACATGATGAACTCAAAAaatatatgaaaagaatgagggaaTCAATCataagaatgaaggccaatatggaagaattgaatgaagagagcgagttccagcaagaagacaattttgaaaaagtggagattttgagccatatGTCACTGGTGGAACAATCCAAAAGATTAGAAATATATAAGGCTCAACGGGAGAAAATTGCAAGTGGGATGAGACACTTAATAGAAGAAAGAGAGAACAAAGGCAAGAGATTGAACAATTTGGCACTGCAATTCACGACTTGGAAGCTCAattgagtgcaaaggttgatgcgtctaatGCCCCAAAAAATAGTTATGAGTTGTGTGAAGATGAAAATGAGCTTCTacaccaaattgaggagctaaaatgttgagaaaagtacactagagccatgtgaTGAGGcaaataatgttatatttgaagactcttgTGCATGTAAATATGAtgatgtaaagagtaatacaattctagagttagggcATATTGGTCATCATTCCATACAATTTTCAACACTCTGTTTGGATTATGACATGAAAATCGAGTCATttgagcctttggaggagccaatggaCGAGGAACGTGGTGCTTACATTCTTGAATTTGTCGTGCCAAAGAAATAGAATTACAGACCTCATCCGAAGGCCAAGAAATGTAGAATGCGATATTGGTTTCTTGGCCCAATTAAATTTGTCTCACCGCCCCGGGAGCATAACAGAAAGCTTGAAGCCaaattaggggctcaattcatatgTTCAAGGTGGAGGCAAACatgtggttcacgtcgtgcctcaacgttaaattaggcgcttgttgggaggcaacccaccTTTAATGCTTTCTATTAGTTTTAATTTGTTttcttattgtattatttttgtagtgttgttttattttgtaggattttgAGCATAGGGAGCAAAGCCATAGGAAGTGTGCACAAGTGatccagatggttggaactaagtgtggggtgcccgcacAAAGGATCATGCTTGGGAGAAGTTTGAGTACCCCGTGAGCCGCTAttacttcggcctttggccttttagggagtttcttgtccaccctcgttatttgtttttgctttatttgtgtattagggacactgcactcttttaagtgtggggtggaaaaattcctctagataattagtagtagtatgttaGTAGTAAAAAAAACGTTAACTTCTTATTTTGTgtttaacttcttatttttgtttttgtagtagtgtagtattttagtagtagttttagtaacttaattcttttaaatatggaaaatcaaacaaaacaaaaatattttgaaaaatttggaCTTTCCTGAcaatggatctcctagacagttttctcgagggattaaagtctaaccaataacataaaaaaaaaatatatatcttttaGTTTTCCTTAGGTAGCAATAATccccgtggtttttctttgtgcctcgattctttttcatgggataTATTTTGAACTGGgtagtaattttttatttttagagtaggttAGACTTTAGGGAATAAATGGAAGAAATATGAGATTTGTAataacccaaccggtcgttttgagctctagcacgtcgttcggtagtttaaggccatgagcaacttcacttcaggtattatgacttgtgcgtatggttagaattgaatttcgggaagttcagagttgatttggagagaaaattctaatttcagaagccttaagttggaggaattggctAAGGTgtgaattttgagtaaatgacctcggaatcaggatttgaaggttccagtagattcgtatgatgatttcggattagggcgtatgttcggataAGGTTTTGGATGCCCCGTAAGCGTTTCGGCacatattgtggaagttagcattttggaagaattccataaatttgggttgaagtgcatttcaatgttattaatGTCCGTTTTAGATTCCGatcctgggaatagctccgtatggttattctGGTTTTGGGAGCGCATCCGtaagtggatttggaggcccgtaggtcattttggggtcatttggcgtaaattggaaatttggataattttgaccgggagtggaatttttgatatcggggtcggattccaattttgaaagttggagtaggtccgtaatgtcaattatgacttgtgtgcaaaatttaaggtcaatcggacgtgatttgataggtttcgacatcgaatatagaagttgaaattctaaatttcattaagcttggaatggggtgcgattcatgaatttgacattgtttgatgtgatttgaaggctcgactaagttcataacgtgttttgggacgtgttggtatatttggttgaagtccttAGGGCCtagggtggattccgggtggttaac
This sequence is a window from Nicotiana tomentosiformis chromosome 5, ASM39032v3, whole genome shotgun sequence. Protein-coding genes within it:
- the LOC138892835 gene encoding uncharacterized protein — protein: MKSLLINVPLVEALEQIHGYAKFMKDLMTRKWSMNFETIKVTHQVSAIVHSMAPKLEDPGAFIIHCTIRSAEFAKTLCDLGASINLMPYSVFKTLGIRQPRPTSMRLQMVYHTMKRLLGVIEDVLDRVYKFILPAEFVILDCEVDYEVSIILGRPFLATEKALVDVESGDLTFRVGDE